Part of the Arachis hypogaea cultivar Tifrunner chromosome 6, arahy.Tifrunner.gnm2.J5K5, whole genome shotgun sequence genome, aataataataatatagtaattattttatatattgtacgaatataaattaattatttttttatttataaaaattttaagagcttgttatatatatatatatttgatgaatgtgatatatttttttatgtaaataatcttttaaaaaaaatctaatagttaatttattaccttttttagtttagtccaaattaaatgttttttattatttttagaaagaaaatcttttgaggaatttaataatatgtgatgaggaataccgaataaattatacagaaaccaattaaaacacaacatgaaaacatctttaaaaaaagacgttttaggcgtctttatctgagtggcctccTTTATGATTAGTAagattttagattaaattataaaatgtttatcttttaatattatgatatttatcataatgataaatttttaaatttaatcaaaGATTTTATATTAAATTGTAATTATCCTACCCATTTTCAACAAGTAAAATtgtcttttatctttttcatctTTCATAAAAAGAAATCTTACTATAAGAGTACTTTTATTGCTTCGTTAATTCTtgtcttttacttttcttttctaatgCTTGATAAAAAATTTCGGTTGagcatatttttcaatttatataaatgaaatgaagttttaaaaataaaaggaagtTTGTTTTAATGTCAAATGATCACTATAATTTCAATTACCACCAAAAcctaaatatttttgtttcacttaattaaattattcaattatcaattttttaataaacaataAAGTTTTTATTCAATCTTGTGATTATTTAGACCTTAcaatattagaatttaattttgatatattgtcagtgtaaagtagttttatacGTACATTCAATTATGCAATATCACTAAAAATAACTACGTTTCACATTAATCGCGGTCATCCAAAAGAACGAATGTAATTGCACGACTGTTGAGGTGGCAAATAAAGTTCAGGTATGCAATAAATTAGTTTAACCTGTTGAGGTAGAGAATACattgaataaatatatatatatatatatatatatatattgaattttgctaaaagtttttaaaatatccttaacttctattttgttttaattttattctaaaagtttttgttttacatcaaatataccTCTAACGACTAAGTgtgtgttaattttttaaaagatttagaatCAACTCAAcaataatttcacaaaaataacttttaatacaaataaatgaGACATAGttatcatgcattattgttagattagttctaaattttttaaaaatttagctgtCAAGGATATATttaatgtaaattaaaaatttttagaacaaaattaaaataaaataaaatttataaatattttaaaaaacttttaataaactttagagagtaaaaaaatataattttccctTATATTTTGTATAtctttttaaacaaaatattgttatATTCGCATGTGTCAATTGTAAATATCTGCTAGTATTTGCTCTATTAATTATTGGTGAAAACTGAAAACAGATCTGATTAGCTTTCAGTTCCATGGCCaacaaaatacaataaaatacaatagtgtatattaattaattagagaaaaaaaataaataagtcctgattttttaatttaaagacataaatttttttgattaattaaaaatacaaaaacgtcTATCATTTTTTAAGACATGAGACATCTAGATTCATCATCAGTCTAAAATATATGAAGACAAATAAATCCCTCAAAGAGATTTAGATGTTTCGAATTTTAAAAagtaagatatttttatattttcaattagttaaaaacttatttatctttgaattaaaatatcaaaaaaaccTGTTTGTCATTTTCTCTAATAAATATTCTGCAATTAACACATAAGCGAATATAACAAATTtatttcatttaaataaaaataatctacGAGCTTAACATGTCTCTGTTTTTTATATGATATCATACAGTCACTGGacataataaaaatgtaattttaCTGTAATATAcatttataatacaaaattttgataTCCTAATTAATTTTAGGATTCATTATGATACAAATCTTTGTTCATAAAATTAGAGTAAAGTACTAATTCGGTCTCTGTCCATTTTTTAAAATGACAAGACGATCCTTAACCAAAAACACGTTCTATTACGGTCCTTGATCTTGTACTTCGTCTGCCAACTCGGTTCTTCTGTCAATTTTCCGGCGAAAACTCGACGGAAATTGCTGACGTGTCAGGTTAAAAAATGGACAGGGACCTagttgtctctaaatttaaattagttaggAGTTTATTTGTCCGTATTAttctttaaacaatattttttaattatttttttattcattatattaatatttttttaataaataagtacaaactaattaataaattattcaaatttaaaaatatcatttattatgaaaccaaataaataatttttaaatatataaataacaaacattaaaattcagttaatacattaataataataaccctatgatatactattagtattatgatctagCTAATTTTTACAATAAAGTGAAAATTAATGAacacattatttaatatataataaatttttttgactaataacaaatttaattttttatccctttaaactaaattaataattctatttgatatctttacactaaaatacactatgagtaggctactaatactaaatgaaataaaacataatagaattattaatttagtttaaatagataaaaaattaaatttgttactagtaaaaaaaagtttactatatatcaaataatgtgttcattagttataatactaatagtatatcatagggttattattattaatgtattaactgaattttaatatttattatttatatatttaaaaattatatttaaaaattatttatttggtttcataataaatgatatttttaaatttgaataatttattaattagtttgtacttctttattaaaaaaatattaatataatgaataaaaatataattaaaaatattgtttaaagaataataaggacaaataaacccctaaccaatttaaatttagagacaattaggTCCCTGTCCATTTTTTAACCTGATACGTCAGCAATTTTCGTTGAGTTTTCACCGGAAAAATGACATAAGGACCGGGTTGGCAGACAGAGTAAAAGGTCAGGGACCGTAATAGAATGTGTTTTTGGTTAAGAGTCGTCTTATTATTTTGGGAAATGGACAAAGATCGAATTGGTACTTTACTCataaaattatactttttaaCTATTTCCCAATAAAATTACCACAAAGCAAAGGGTTAAAAAAAATCTATTCAGCTATTAAAATATTCTacataaaaaattgatttatttacttCAAATGCGTGAGTGCAAAATCTAAGTATAAAAGTACACAATATTTACTACCCAGAAAAGCCGAAAACAAAAGAATCACAATGATACATTGATACCCATACCCTATTCGAAAAATAGTCAACCAAGAAGCCAAAATTATGATGATTAGAAATGTGAGGTTCCCCAACAGGGTGACAAAAAACCCACTCCAACAGAGGCAACAAAGCACATAGAAAAATAACTACAAAACTAAAAAGAACTTCTGGGATTTTGCTTTTCAGATGAAGTCCTAAATGGCTCAGAGCCAAAGCCAGAGCCAGAACCAAAGGCATCCGAGTCATCAAATGCTGAAAAGCCTCGAACATGATCAAAATCCATACTGCTGCGGCCTGAATCAAATTGTGCAGGTAAAGTGCTGCTATCCTGTGCTCGGAAAGAATCGAATCTCGACACGCTGTCAAAACCACTTTCCAACCACTCTTTGGGCCTTTGTGGAGAGCTGCCGGAGCTGAAAAGTGGTGAGTTTGGAACAGAATCATCAAAACTGAATGCGCCACTCTTTGGGAAAGGATCACCACCCTGTTCTGAACCTGTTTTAATTGTGCCAAAGCCGAGATCGCCAGAACCAAAGAAATAGTCGTCTCCGACTCCCTCAACATCTCTCCCCTGTAGAAACAAACATCCTAACGTGATCAGCAGACTGCTAGAATTTGTTCAAACGTGCCAGCAAATGGAAATGTTAAAATTTAAGGAAACTTTGAATAACATGTAAATAGTAATTATAAAACTAGACCGAAACCGGCGCATTGCACGGCTAATGGGAATTtagaaaggaaaggaaagaattTTGCTATGACAATATATAAGCGGCGAGAATCTGCATACCTGCTTCGTGGTGCTACTGGCATTGAACCCCCAAACTGAGTCAATATCATCATTAGTGTCGAAGGTTCCCCAATTTGGTTCGTCAAATATTTTCTCGCTGGAAAAGAGAGGCTtgtctccaccatgatcactgcATGCAAGATTATATAAGCAATTGTTTCACAAGATCATAACATCATATCCGGTGAAACAAAACATATGAAATGAGGCATATCAGTATCCATTTAGAAATAATATGGTGGATCTGAAGTCCATATCATGCACAAAACCATAATAAATTCACATCAAGCCAAGCAAGATTTCCACTAcggcttagtttggtaaaacttttacttttcaaaagtaacttataaaagctaacttttaaaagatgactttttaaaagttgtagcatttatgtttggtaaatcaaattaaaaattgcttttaataatcacaagcaacaacaattgcatttggtaaaatagcttttaaaatttaaaaatactataatagacataaatacaagtattaaatttgaaaattagttaacatatgaggttatattagacttttaaattttgaaaagcataaaccaactttgaaaagctctattttaggtgctttcaaaagtaccccaatcttttaaaagctgcaagcacaagcacatgatcttttttatttaccaaacacaaaatgaggagcttgaacttttaaaaagcacaagcacttcttcgaaaagctttaccaaaccaagcctacATCTATTGGCTTAAAGATAATGTACACTCTAACCATTTCACCCTATACTTCTTAGTTTTCTATACTTTGGCATGTAAGACCTATATTACAATTAGGAATTAGTACTGGTGCGGCAGAGCCTGAAAACCTGCAAGGCTGAACCATGAAGATTTTATGCCAATTGAATAAGATTCATTACAAAGTTGTTAATCAGAGTCCCGGGagtttttaacaataataaatatcatttttgctgtaatgatgatgatgatggtagtAATCGACTAAATGCCAAAATACCAAGACCTTCCAAAGGCACAGAACCTTCATGATCATCAAAATTAATGATACATCCACTAATTTTACAGCAAAATCAGAAACTGACCAGCATACAGAAAAATGAGATGTGAAACCATACCTCTGGGTTTCTTGTATGCTATCTTGGTCACGGAGCGAGCGATCTTCACCAGCAGCAGTCTTTCCAATGTCAGAGTCAGAAAAGGCCCTCTGGGGGCTTCCAATAAAGCTCGTAGCAAACGGTGTACTAGGAGCGGATTTTGCAGACCTATCTTCACTTTTCTTATGAACGGATTCATTGTCAACTTCTTGTTCATCTGTGATCTGGGGTTTTTCTGACTCATTATCACTCTTAGGTGAACCTGTAACTTTGGGACTGTCAATTTCTGAATCTTTCTGTTTCACAGACGATGGCAATTTTTGTTTTGGAGGTGCAATGATGTTCTGCACATCAAGTGTGAGTTCTTTGACAAGAGCGAATTCTGCTAATGGAGAAATAAAGTAATAGCAGTTAAACCATAATCTATTCGCAGTCACCTGAACTATATAACTCAAAATTTATCCCTCAGAAAGaataataatcaacaatgacCTTTCCATAACCTTATGTAAAGATACctcaaaattttatataataaatatacctTTATCTTCAAGCTTATCCCAATCTTCATCCCAGTCAGCAGCTCCTTCCTGGATACCAGGTTGCCAACCTTAAAAGGAAAAAATTGAGTGACACCAGAGAATATAAGATTAACATGACATGAATGCAATGCAattactttttcaaaataaaagagcTAGTTGAAGAGAACACATGGAACTCCTGGCAACCACAAAGAAAGGAgaaataacaaagaaaacaagTAAAAGGGGATAACATGATAACTATCTATGTATCAATAGGCAAACTATACACTTAGCGAGAGAACAAACACTAAGTGACTTCATTCTACATGAATGGAAACAGTTTTTGTAATCTTATTCGATATAGTGGAAGAAAAATGCAACTGCAAGAAACAGAAAACCACAATTAATTGCCCTTTTATAAAAGAAGAAATCTACAtagtcaaaagaaaaaaaatgcatagAGCAGGATAGCACTCCACACACACAGTGTAACATTAAAAACAATTCGAACAAGCAAGAAAATCAGTGTAACAAAGCTTCAAACCCCCTCAGCATCTGTTAAAGAAGCCCCATATAAAAAAGGTCATATGCTTTACACCAAAAAGGGTCACTATGCTTTTAGTTTGTGTCTTCTTGATGATTTAAGAGaaatatatacaaggtgtgtagCTTATATTGCATAACGTCCCCAGAATATTAGTGGGTTACAAGTTTGCCCTCCTTTTCATAGAATGAAAGCATTTATCCATCATTTGACAAGAACTACATCAGCAACTATGACAAAGAACCACAATTGTCAATGCATCATTACATTTCATTGGAAattgattaataataataataaaaaacacgagaaaacatatttttttttacaataggCGAGAGTTTATGAGATTATAGAGTCTGTCCATGCATATCAATGACAAGAAAATTGATGAAGGTTACACAAGAAAAGCTGCAAAAATATGTTAAATGCCACCTAATTGAGCAACCTCTTTTAGTTGCAATGGTTGATGTGATATTCATCATGATTTAAAAACAGTATTCAACAACTAAAGACTACTTCTAAGCTTGATATCAAcaacaaaagaacaaaataaaagcaGCAATTCGAAATAATAAAGTTATAGACATCCAAAATACTAGAGAATTACTAAAAGGATAATAATACATAAATTAGAAATTACCAAAGGGTAGTTCCACTAGTGTTGTTGCCTTTGCACGTAATCCATACTTCTTACACCGCTCATTTAAAGATTTTACCAGTTCATCAAGCTCTGATTGGATACGATCAGCATGGGCCTGAATTTTTTATGACTTAAATGAGATACGAAAATAATTTCTCAAGATTGATATTCATGCTTGGTAAATATCAAAATCTACCTGTAATGAACCATCAGCATTTCCATCTTGTTCCATCTTGGCAATTGCTTGatacaattcaaattttttctccTGCAAATCAAATAAAGAAATAGTTTGACAGTATTTAATAAAATAGGCTAATAATAACAAGCTTTTAACACATGCTATCAATTGAAGAGAAATCTGTATCTCATTGCACCTGTATATCACGAAATGTGGCTTCCTCAGTAGTTAACTTGGATGATACATCTCCAACTTGCTTATACTTATCTTCATACTTTTTTGCTAGAATCTCAACCTGAATTGATAAATTTGAGAAAATGATAATACGATTTGGAAACAAAAAGAACACAGGTAATTCTAAAGAAAGATACCTCACGCTTGTCAGCTGATATTCTTTCTATGACCTCATTAAGACGATTGTCACATCTACTCTTGTACAGAACCTTAGacagaaaaagaacaagaaaccTTTTCAAAAAGAGAAATGAAAAGCAAAAAGGAAAATTAAGGTGGCACTAGATTAAACCACAAATAGTATGTGAAATTGGAAGAAGGAAGTTTTCTACAAATTATTCTCTTCTCAGTAACCGAAATTTTTATATAGACAAAAAGAAGTGCAAGCTGTGCAAGCAATATAACATGCCTATTTCCTAGGTATTCAGTATTCACTTCAGTACTTTTAACTGACATTTTGAGGACACAAATGGTCCATAATATCTGTCATCTCCCACATATCAACGAAGCATTTGCAAGTAAATTTCCCCATTCATAACATTCCAAACTCACTTACAATCAAGACATGTAGATAGAAATAAATAGAATCAATTAATATGCTGAAAATTGAACAAGGATATTTTAGGAAGAATATTTCATAATTATACATTGATTGTCCCCAGGCATATGGCTAAAGTTACAGATAAAAAGGATGGAGggagtattttcttttttttttttttggtcagtaTTGTATCTGGAGTAGTAGCCAAAAGCTGAAAGAAGGGGGATTGCCATCTATTAATTAGAAATATCAAAAAGCAACATAACAAGCACTTAGAGGACCATTCTAGAATcccattaataaataataatatagccGATGCATATTGTGTATTTTTAAAGCTTTGCATGGTGAAGTTTCTGGCTTCTTAGCAACATCACTTCTTCCTTAAGTGAGCAAGAAACTGTGGTGTCACAAGAATTTCCTACCAAATTACACTTCAgtgtttaatttttataattactaGCTTCAAGCCTTCAACGATATGCTAATGGTATAAAGCCCAGCCCCAAATGGAATGAACCGTTTAATCTAGAGAAGACACAACaaactatgtatatattaaaagGCACAGACTAGAGTTTTAATAAGAtataaaggaaaaaagaaagaaaaatactcACAAGTTCCTGCATTTTTGCACGGCAGAATTCTATTTTCTCTCTGGACTCTGCAATTTCTTTCTCAAGAGCTTCCACCTGTGGTTAGCAAAGGAATACATAATAATTACCTGCCTTGAATTTGAAACACAATAGAGTATAATCATGTACACGGAGGCTGACATAATGATATGCATGCCACAAAAGACTATTTAGAAACTTTCCATTCTGTCTTCAGAGATACTACTGACacctaataattttaatattgcaACCATCATTAGCATAACAGATAAAGAGGAGAAGCATACTTCATGACATCatgttgaaattaaaatataactcaCATTGTCATTTCACCACATCCCACAATAAGTTGGTTTTATATGACCATGGAAAAATACAGAAAGAGTTGCTTTTCAGTTTTCATGaaactaaattaatatataaggAAGGGTAGTTGGATAGTAGATACACAAAATACAGGTAGCTATGAAAGAGATGTAACTTGTGCAAACTTTTCcatcaagaaaaataaagaactgcagtaaattagtggaatccaaaatttaaaagtagaaccatcaaaatataaaaatacagcCGATAAGCTGTAGTTCTAATTGTCAATGTCACTGTCCAGGACCATGCACTTTCTAATATGTCCAAACAAATGCGAAATTTATCAAACAACAATATTAGGCAATGCAAGAAAGAAAAATGGAGTGGTTACCTTCTTATCAGCTTCTGATGCTTCTTGaaactttaaattaattttattttgctcATCTGAACTGAGCTGATTAACGAGGTGCTTCTCCAG contains:
- the LOC112755676 gene encoding uncharacterized protein isoform X1 produces the protein MVNPPGHPVRLQDSASQSPWPRMTPTDIQKYTKVFVAVDTDRDGKITGEQARNLFLSWKLPREVLMQVWDLSDQDNDSMLSLREFCVALYLMERHREGRALPGVLPSNILPDLSPPGQPAPQHSSVTWGNPSGFQQQQGMSGPGARQVNPTAARPPRSAPVPMPDEAPQKQQKPRVPVLEKHLVNQLSSDEQNKINLKFQEASEADKKVEALEKEIAESREKIEFCRAKMQELVLYKSRCDNRLNEVIERISADKREVEILAKKYEDKYKQVGDVSSKLTTEEATFRDIQEKKFELYQAIAKMEQDGNADGSLQAHADRIQSELDELVKSLNERCKKYGLRAKATTLVELPFGWQPGIQEGAADWDEDWDKLEDKAEFALVKELTLDVQNIIAPPKQKLPSSVKQKDSEIDSPKVTGSPKSDNESEKPQITDEQEVDNESVHKKSEDRSAKSAPSTPFATSFIGSPQRAFSDSDIGKTAAGEDRSLRDQDSIQETQSDHGGDKPLFSSEKIFDEPNWGTFDTNDDIDSVWGFNASSTTKQGRDVEGVGDDYFFGSGDLGFGTIKTGSEQGGDPFPKSGAFSFDDSVPNSPLFSSGSSPQRPKEWLESGFDSVSRFDSFRAQDSSTLPAQFDSGRSSMDFDHVRGFSAFDDSDAFGSGSGFGSEPFRTSSEKQNPRSSF
- the LOC112755676 gene encoding uncharacterized protein isoform X2, producing the protein MVNPPGHPVRLQDSASQSPWPRMTPTDIQKYTKVFVAVDTDRDGKITGEQARNLFLSWKLPREVLMQVWDLSDQDNDSMLSLREFCVALYLMERHREGRALPGVLPSNILPDLSPPGQPAPQHSSVTWGNPSGFQQQQGMSGPGARQVNPTAARPPRSAPVPMPDEAPQKQQKPRVPVLEKHLVNQLSSDEQNKINLKFQEASEADKKVEALEKEIAESREKIEFCRAKMQELVLYKSRCDNRLNEVIERISADKREVEILAKKYEDKYKQVGDVSSKLTTEEATFRDIQEKKFELYQAIAKMEQDGNADGSLQAHADRIQSELDELVKSLNERCKKYGLRAKATTLVELPFGWQPGIQEGAADWDEDWDKLEDKEFALVKELTLDVQNIIAPPKQKLPSSVKQKDSEIDSPKVTGSPKSDNESEKPQITDEQEVDNESVHKKSEDRSAKSAPSTPFATSFIGSPQRAFSDSDIGKTAAGEDRSLRDQDSIQETQSDHGGDKPLFSSEKIFDEPNWGTFDTNDDIDSVWGFNASSTTKQGRDVEGVGDDYFFGSGDLGFGTIKTGSEQGGDPFPKSGAFSFDDSVPNSPLFSSGSSPQRPKEWLESGFDSVSRFDSFRAQDSSTLPAQFDSGRSSMDFDHVRGFSAFDDSDAFGSGSGFGSEPFRTSSEKQNPRSSF